A genomic region of Papaver somniferum cultivar HN1 chromosome 7, ASM357369v1, whole genome shotgun sequence contains the following coding sequences:
- the LOC113296297 gene encoding uncharacterized protein LOC113296297, with translation MEYYQAYNGREKVYETIYGDDVKSYSHLVWIFPTCCGTSRFGECQQQGVGIPLVYPDSFHNFCYYHLTTNLPITGSDPRYTLVMDLFQEATYALSLENHAKAIQKIRDLNCDWVADYIETIPPEAYANAYFKGCRYGRTSSTLAESLNSWLVVHKKMLASALLDQIRKKIMCLMAQRREIGANMMTPLTPEYEENLAPLQDEGLSWMWCVYGFPCAHTLAAIRKIKREAIDFISPYFTSDYFRKTYLHCIQPIPNYNRPVEIKEGDTINPPIIKKQPGRPPGKRILSKGEKKPAYVEIKEF, from the exons ATGGAGTACTATCAGGCCTATAATGGTAGGGAAAAGGTTTATGAGACGATTTATGGAGACGATGTGAAGTcctactcgcacttggtatg gatttttcccACTTGTTGTGGCACTAGTCGATTTGGAGAATGTCAACAACAgggagtg GGTATTCCACTTGTCTATCCAGATTCGTTCCACAACTTCTGCTACTATCATTTGACGACTAATTTGCCCATCACTGGATCAGATCCTAGGTACACGCTTGTGATGGACCTTTTCCAAGAGGCGACATACGCACTCTCACTTGAAAACCATGCCAAGGCCATACAGAAAATTAGAGACTTGAACTGCGATTGGGTGGCTGATTACATCGAGACCATCCCACCTGAAGCATATGCGAATGCCTATTTCAAAGGTTGTCGGTATGGACGAACATCTAGTACTCTAGCAGAATCACTGAATAGTTGGCTTGTGGTTCACAAGAAGATGCTtgcatctgctcttcttgatcag atTAGGAAGAAAATAATGTGCTTAATGGCACAGCGTCGTGAAATTGGCgctaatatgatgactccattaaccccCGAGTACGAGGAAAATCTTGCGcctcttcaagatgaaggtttgTCTTG GAT gTGGTGTGTATACGGTTTCCCTTGTGCTCATACTCTTGCAGCCATACGGAAGATTAAacgtgaggctattgatttcatttcaccttATTTTACGagcgactattttaggaagacttatCTCCATTGCATCCAACCaattcccaactacaacaggcctgtTGAAATTAAAGAAGGTGACACCATCAACCCTCCTATCATAAAGAAGCAACCGGGTAGACCCCCAGGAAAAAGGATTCTAAGTAAAGGTGAGAAGAAG CCTGCTTATGTAGAAATCAAGGAATTCTGA
- the LOC113296298 gene encoding zinc finger BED domain-containing protein RICESLEEPER 2-like produces MIISGRSINVDLVVNVYVFLEVTMVEISEDDSASNLPIIHGVASQMGPPPPRPPRSGKVHGPSVGTGSTAGSSTPASEPSHACAAGETLANNPNAGVKRSKVWDHYDIYENGERAKRKYCKKANYKIGKKNLDGKKHGTSNLQHHLDKCQKYKNEMNEARADGQQTLDFQPCKLGEEPQLVGVSFSQDACRRALIRFIVTDEMAFRIVEGEGFIDFCKYLEPRFKLPSRMTIYRDVCKLFLTEKANLKSYFKANKVRVCLTTGTWTPSQNYNYMVVTAHFIDHHWKLHKRIICFCLIDSHEGTKIGEALAKCLLDWGLEKVFTVTLDNVSANKVVVDYLRKRVQSWGSALLGAKHLHVRCAAHVLALVVKDGMKKYHTSLLRIRAVVKYVTKSPARYKRFMEAAESERIDCKKGLILDVRTRWNSTYLMLVAAERYEKAFERLRELDKAFCEEFCFDIPVPDNIMGDGDDTVDLDVDYDLESDNEEELDTTEEEDFAVVRKAKKKTGQKCMLLNDTIASTYVTSHSFLLELDTVRQELEEWKNTHEDPFLSHMGDVVLLKYNKYWGTYRKMNSLMFMAVLLDPREKEHGLFVIVEDLIVHYDPAMKKKLVEKWVEGF; encoded by the exons ATGATAATATCAGGGAGAAGTATTAATGTGGACCTCGTTGTTAatgtttatgtgtttttagag GTTACCATGGTTGAAATCTCAGAAGATGATTCTGCTTCTAATCTTCCAATTATACATGGAGTAGCATCACAAATGGGACCTCCCCCTCCACGTCCACCGCGTTCTGGAAAAGTGCATGGACCATCAGTAGGGACAGGGAGTACCGCTGGCTCATCTACACCAGCTTCTGAACCTTCACATGCTTGTGCCGCAGGTGAAACATTAGCTAATAATCCTAATGCTGGTGTGAAGAGATCAAAGGTATGGGATCACTATGATATTTATGAAAATGGTGAGAGAGCGAAACGTAAATATTGCAAAAAGGCTAATTACAAGATTGGTAAGAAAAATTTGGATGGTAAGAAACATGGGACTTCTAATCTCCAACATCATTTGGATAAGTGTCAGAAGTATAAGAATGAAATGAATGAGGCTAGAGCTGACGGACAACAAACACTTGACTTCCAGCCTTGCAAGCTTggagaggaaccacagttggttgGGGTGTCTTTTTCTCAAGATGCGTGCAGGAGAGCGCTGATTAGATTTATCGTTACCGATGAAATGGCTTTTAGAATTGTTGAAGGTGAAGGTTTTATAGATTTTTGTAAGTATCTTGAGCCTCGATTTAAGCTTCCAAGTCGTATGACAATATATCGTGATGTGTGCAAGCTGTTTTTGACAGAGAAGGCTAATCTGAAAAGTTATTTCAAAGCAAACAAGGTAAGAGTGTGCCTTACTACTGGCACTTGGACGCCATCGCAGAATTACAATTATATGGTAGTGACTGCGCATTTCATTGATCATCACTGGAAACTACATAAAAGAATTATCTgtttttgcttgattgatagccaTGAAGGTACAAAAATTGGAGAGGCTTTGGCGAAATGTTTGCTAGACTGGGGACTTGAAAAGGTTTTCACTGTGACGCTTGATAATGTGTCTGCAAATAAAGTTGTTGTTGACTATTTGAGGAAGAGAGTTCAGAGTTGGGGTTCTGCATTACTCGGAGCTAAACATTTACATGTTCGATGTGCGGCTCACGTACTTGCACTTGTTGTGAAGGACGGTATGAagaagtatcatacatcacttctCAGGATCAGGGCAGTGGTAAAATATGTCACGAAATCTCCCGCAAGATATAAAAGGTTTATGGAGGCTGCTGAGTCGGAAAGAATAGATTGTAAAAAGGGTCTGATATTAGATGTGAGAACGCGGTGGAATTCTACTTACTTAATGCTTGTTGCTGCTGAAAGATATGAAAAGGCATTTGAAAGGCTACGTGAGTTGGATAAGGCATTTTGTGAAGAGTTTTGCTTTGATATTCCAGTACCAGATAATATTATGGGTGATGGTGATGACACTGTTGATCTTGATGTTGATTATGATCTGGAatcagacaatgaagaagaacttgatactactgaagaagaagattttgctgTTGTCaggaaagccaagaaaaaaacAGGCCAAAAGTGCATGCTCCTGAACGATACGATTG CTTCtacttatgttacttctcattctTTCTTATTGGAACTTGATACTGTTCGTCAAGAATTAGAAGAATGGAAAAATACACATGAGGACCCTTTCTTAAGCCACATGGGTGATGTAGTGTTGCTCAAGTACAACAAATATTGGGGAACATACCGAAAGATGAATTCGTTGATGTTTATGGCTGTACTTCTTGATCCACGAGAGAAAGAACATGGATTATTTGtgattgttgaagatttaattgtgCATTATGACCCAGCAATGAAGAAAAAACTTGTAGAAAAATGGGTTGAAGGGTTCTGA